A stretch of Castanea sativa cultivar Marrone di Chiusa Pesio chromosome 2, ASM4071231v1 DNA encodes these proteins:
- the LOC142623418 gene encoding thiosulfate sulfurtransferase 16, chloroplastic-like encodes MAVKSFVSSACFTGSLLPPVHCPLNLNQRCVLPPKTNTKSCIICYNKQNLISNFSPKAAQRGNLQATGVPTSVPVRVAHELLQAGHRYLDVRTPEEFSAGHASGAINIPYMYRVGSGMVKNPNFKAEVLSHFGKYDEIIVGCQLGKRSLMAATELLAAGFTGITDIAGGYAAWTQNGLPTEL; translated from the exons ATGGCGGTGAAGTCGTTTGTTTCCTCTGCTTGCTTCACTGGCTCTTTACTTCCACCAGTTCATTGCCCTCTGAACCTCAATCAAAg GTGTGTATTGCCaccaaaaacaaatacaaagaGCTGTATCATTTGCTATAACAAGCAAAATTTGATATCCAACTTCAG TCCAAAGGCTGCTCAGAGAGGAAACTTACAGGCCACCGGAGTTCCAACTTCAGTACCAGTCCGTGTGGCCCACGAGTTACTTCAAGCTGGACACCGGTATTTGGATGTCAG GACTCCTGAGGAGTTCAGTGCAGGACATGCCTCTGGGGCTATTAACATCCCTTACATGTACAGAGTTGGATCAG GGATGGTAAAGAACCCCAACTTTAAGGCAGAAGTATTATCACACTTCGGGAAGTATGATGAAATTATTGTG GGCTGCCAGCTTGGGAAAAGGTCGCTTATGGCTGCCACTGAACTATTAGCTGCA GGTTTTACTGGCATCACTGACATAGCTGGTGGATATGCTGCCTGGACACAGAATGGACTTCCAACAGAATTGTGA
- the LOC142624673 gene encoding uncharacterized protein LOC142624673 yields the protein MAISKNLFNMVRKKFHKSSHTDTNLSNTSSSEEAIVREETANFEEDIAASPTPSSSQKKDLTKDVKAIKIQSFFRGYLARKAFRAPKTKEKRLGKKRMGMPKNCFKMVQLKSGKSSQTNTSPSGSIEEINVIEETTYISEEPNSSASSTQLSQKKDLTKEDIAAIKIQSFFRGHLVRKSLRARESIVKSSKKKETGMSQKYFSGVQRKFRKRSQRDITSPQTHTSPNNSTEKSIDQEETIKFEDPNSAASSLSSSQMKDSTKEDVAAIKIQATFQGHRVRQTFRAHENIATSSQKKRMGKHQNCFNIVQIRLHKRSHKDKISPHANTSPSSPMEEAIVEKEATNFEDLNGATSSIPSFQRNDLTKEDIAAIKIQAIFRGHSARQILQASESIETSSKKERVRKPQNYFNIVQRRFRKRSQRDAISSHLNTSPTNFIEKAIVKTESFTFEDSSGAASSAQPSQRKDLTKEDVAAIKIQAIFRGHHARQRFQARESNVTSSKEKRMGKPEKFLKIVQGRLHKRSHRDTTSLRTNTGPNNSTEEAIIEKATTNFEVPSSVAIVKKESTNSEYTNGATSSTPPSQEITNFEDHSGVASLVPSSQRKDLTKEDIAAIKIQANFRGHRVRQTFGARERVVTSSKKKRIGKPQNCFNIVQRRVRKRSHRETISPHANTSPSNFTEEAIVKKESSNFEHASGAPIVKNESTSAASSAPPSQESTNFENSSGATIVKKESTHFEDPKDVASSTPLSQEITNFKDLNGAVSSAPSSQRKDLTKENVAAIKIQAIFRGHRARRGFLSLNSSVSSSRKKENPRRTAQMSQNWFNIVRRKFRKTPHRDIILSHTNTCARSSTYEAIVPEKTINFENANGPACSIQLSKKKDLTKEDIAAIKIQTAFRGHLARQASRALKSLVKLQAVVRGVCVRKQARIALHCMHALARLQVRVRARQLLNSDEVL from the exons atggcCATATCCAAAAACCTCTTCAACATGGTCCGGAAAAAGTTCCACAAATCTTCTCACACGGATACCAATCTTTCCAATACAAGTTCTAGTGAAGAAGCCATTGTTAGAGAAGAAACAGCCAACTTTGAAGAAGATATTGCAGCTTCACCAACACCTTCATCATCACAAAAGAAGGATTTAACCAAAGATGTTAAAGCCATCAAAATTCAGTCTTTTTTTAGAGGCTATCTT GCAAGAAAGGCATTTCGAGCACCTAAGACCAAGGAAAAaaggttgggaaaaaaaagaatgggaaTGCCCAAAAATTGCTTCAAAATGGTCCAATTAAAGTCTGGCAAATCATCTCAAACCAACACTAGTCCAAGTGGATCCATTGAAGAAATAAATGTTATAGAAGAAACCACCTATATTTCTGAAGAGCCCAATAGTTCAGCTTCATCAACACAATTATCCCAAAAGAAAGATTTAACCAAAGAAGACATTGCTGCAATCAAGATCCAATCATTTTTCAGGGGCCATCTT GTAAGAAAATCACTTAGAGCACGTGAGAGCATTGTAAAGAGCTCAAAAAAGAAGGAAACCGGAATGTCACAAAAGTATTTCAGCGGAGTCCAAAGAAAGTTTCGTAAAAGATCACAAAGAGATATTACTTCTCCCCAAACCCATACTAGTCCAAACAATTCCACTGAAAAATCAATTGATCAAGAAGAAACTATCAAGTTTGAAGACCCCAATAGTGCAGCTTCATCTTTATCATCATCCCAAATGAAAGATTCAACCAAAGAAGATGTTGCAGCCATCAAGATCCAAGCAACTTTTCAAGGCCATCGT GTAAGACAAACATTTCGAGCACATGAGAACATTGCAACAAGttcccaaaagaaaagaatgggaAAACACCAAAATTGCTTCAACATAGTCCAAATAAGGTTGCACAAAAGATCtcataaagataaaatttctccTCATGCCAACACCAGTCCAAGTAGTCCTATGGAAGAAGCAATTGTTGAAAAAGAAGCAACTAATTTTGAAGATCTCAATGGTGCAACTTCATCAATACCATCATTCCAAAGGAACGATTTAACTAAAGAAGATATTGCAGCCATCAAGATCCAAGCAATTTTTCGAGGTCATAGT GCAAGACAAATATTACAAGCAAGTGAGAGCATTGAAACGAGCTCAAAAAAGGAAAGAGTAAGAAAACCTCAAAATTACTTCAACATAGTGCAAAGAAGGTTTCGCAAAAGATCTCAAAGAGATGCAATTTCTTCCCATCTCAACACTAGTCCAACAAATTTCATTGAAAAAGCAATTGTTAAAACAGAATCCTTCACTTTTGAAGATTCTAGTGGTGCAGCTTCATCAGCACAACCATCCCAAAGGAAAGATTTAACCAAAGAAGATGTTGCAGCCATCAAGATCCAAGCAATTTTTCGAGGCCATCAT GCAAGGCAGAGATTTCAAGCACGTGAGAGCAATGTAACAAGCTCCAAAGAGAAGAGAATGGGAAAACCCGAAAAATTCTTGAAGATAGTTCAAGGAAGGTTACACAAAAGATCTCATAGAGATACCACTTCTCTCCGTACCAATACTGGTCCAAACAATTCCACTGAAGAAGCAATTATTGAAAAAGCAACCACCAATTTTGAAGTTCCTAGCAGCGTAGCCATTGTTAAAAAAGAAAGCACCAACTCTGAATATACCAATGGTGCAACTTCATCAACACCACCATCCCAAGAAATCACCAATTTTGAAGATCACAGTGGTGTAGCTTCATTAGTACCATCATCCCAAAGGAAAGATTTAACCAAAGAAGATATTGCAGCCATCAAGATCCAAGCAAATTTTCGAGGCCATCGT gTAAGACAAACATTTGGAGCACGTGAGAGGGTTGTAACAAGctcaaaaaagaagagaatagGAAAACCCCAAAATTGCTTCAACATAGTCCAAAGAAGGGTTCGCAAGAGATCTCATAGAGAGACAATTTCTCCCCATGCTAACACTAGTCCAAGCAATTTCACAGAAGAAGCAATTGTTAAGAAAGAGAGTTCTAACTTTGAACATGCCAGTGGTGCGCCAATTGTTAAAAATGAAAGCACAAGTGCAGCTTCATCAGCACCACCATCCCAAGAAAGCaccaattttgaaaattctagtGGTGCAAcaattgttaaaaaagaaaGCACCCATTTTGAAGATCCCAAAGATGTAGCTTCATCAACACCATTATCCCAAGAAATCACCAATTTTAAAGATCTCAATGGTGCAGTTTCATCAGCACCATCATCCCAAAGGAAAGATTTAACCAAAGAAAATGTTGCAGCCATCAAGATCCAAGCAATTTTTCGAGGCCATCGG GCAAGACGAGGATTTTTGTCACTTAATAGCTCGGTATCAAGCTCTAGAAAGAAGGAAAACCCGCGTAGAACAGCACAGATGTCCCAAAATTGGTTCAACATAGTTCGAAGAAAGTTTCGCAAAACACCACATAGGGATATCATTTTATCGCATACCAACACTTGTGCAAGAAGCTCCACTTATGAAGCAATTGTACCAGAAAAAACAATCAATTTTGAAAACGCCAATGGTCCAGCTTGCTCAATACAGTTATCCAAGAAGAAAGATTTAACCAAAGAAGATATTGCAGCCATCAAGATCCAAACAGCTTTCAGGGGCCATCTT gCACGGCAGGCATCTCGAGCACTCAAGAGCCTGGTGAAGCTGCAAGCAGTGGTTCGTGGGGTATGTGTGAGGAAACAGGCACGTATAGCCCTGCATTGCATGCACGCACTTGCTCGATTGCAGGTTAGGGTTCGCGCACGGCAGCTCCTTAACAGTGATGAGGTGTTGTGA